The segment CGGGCCTGCTGGGCTGGAACGGCCTGATGCTCTACATCCTGGGCGCCAACGGCACGATCAACATCGACGACAAGGGCCTGCTCGCGATGCTGACCGGCTACTACTTCCACAATGTGGCCGCCGCGTACGGCCTGGCGGCGCTGGGCACCGCCGGGTACTTCCTCGCTTCGTACCATGACGCGTGGCGGCGCCGGGCCGCCGGTGTGCCCGCCCGGCCGCTGAGCGAGATCCTGCTGCGCACCGGCGTGCTGGCGGCGATCGCGATGGCCTCGGCGTTCGTCCTCAACCAGTTCCTGGGGCTCCCCCTGGCCCTGTTGATCTTCCTTGTGGTGCTGGTCGGCCTCGACTGTGTGCTGCGCCGCACGCGCTACGGACGCATGATCTTCGCGCTCGGCGGCAGCGTCGAGGCGTCCCGCCGCACCGGCCTCAACGTGGACCTGGTCCGCATCTCGGTCTTCATGATGTCCGGCACGATGGCGGCGGTCGGCGGTCTCTTCCTGGCCTCGCGCGTCACCTCGGCCAGCCAGACCTCGGGGGCGGGCCTGCTGCTGATGGACGTCATCGCCGCGGCGGTCATCGGCGGCACCAGTCTGTTCGGCGGACGGGGCCGGACCTGGTCGGCCCTGCTCGGCGTGCTGGTGATCCAGTCGATCGCCTCCGGCGTGGCCCTCATGGGCATCCAGACGGCCGTGCAGTTCATGATCACGGGTGGTGTGCTGCTGATCGCCGTGGTCATCGACTCGCTGTCGCGGCGGGCTCAACGGGCGCACGGGCGGGTCTGACGCGGGCCGCGACGGCGGGCGTTCGGGCCGCGGTACGGAACGGAGCGCGCCGGGCAGCGGCCACCCGGACCTCTGGCGGCGCGATGGGGGCCGAGTGGCTCATGCCGCGGCGGACCAGGCCGAGCACCCTTGAGATGTGGGCGCGAACGCGCCGAGCGCGCGAGGAACGGGAGCGAGCCATGAAGGATGTCATCACCGCCGGTGTGGACGGTACGCCCGAGTCCTTGTCCGCGATCCGGTGGGCGGCCGAGGAAGCGCAGCTGCGTCACGCGCGGCTGCGGCTGCTGCACGCCTGGGTGCTGCTCGCGCCGGAGCCCGCGTCCCACCCCGAGGCCGGACAGGACCAGAACTACTGGACCCACCGGGTGATGGACGAGGCCGCCACGACGGCCCGCGCGCGCTTCCCTGACCTGCCGGTGGACGAGGTGCTGGTGGCCAAGGACCCGCTGGACGCCCTGCACGAAGCCGCGGAACAGTCGGATCTGCTGGTCCTCGGCTCACGGGATCTGGGCCCGGTGTCCCGCTATGTGCTCGGTGAGCTCGGTCTGCAACTGGTGGCGCACGCCGTCTCCCCCACCGTCCTGGTACGCGCCCGGCAGGACTCCACGGCGAACGAGGGCGCCGGCGAGGTGATGGTGGCGCTGAGCCTCCACGAGCCGTGTGAGGCGCTGCTCGCCTTCGCCTTCGCCAGCGCGGCCCGGCGGGGCGTCACCCTGCGTGCCATCCATGGCAGGCACCTTCCCTCGTACGCCTACAACCGCGGGGGCGGTGTGGAGCCGATCGCCGCCGAGCAGGCGGAGCAGGACGCCCGGGAGGATCTGGCCGAAGCCCTGGAGACCTGGCGCGAGAAGTTCCCGGACGTGCGGGTGGACGACCGGGTGGTGCTGGAGAGTCCGGCGCCGGCGCTGCTGCACAGTGCCGCGGACGCGGGGCTGCTCGTCGTCGGCCGCCGCCACCGGGACCGGCACCGGTTGCCGGGGCCCAAGATCGGCCATGTCGTGCAGGCGGTCGTCCACCACGCTCCGTGTCCGGTGGCCGTGGTGCCCCATGAATGACCGCACGGCATCACGCGCCACGGTCGGTGACGGCCCAGCGGCGACCGTGCCAGGACGTGCCACGGCAGAAGGCGGATGATGACGGTAAGGGCTCATCCAGCGGGTTCTGCCGCCGACGGCCCGGCGGATCGCGGCCCCGGTCGTTCGTCCGGGTCGTGTCCTGCGGCGGCCCCCGGCAAGGAAGCGGAGGCAAGCCATGGCAAAGACAGTCGAGTGGCCCGTCCGTCTGTACCTCGTCGAGGAGGACGGGACGACCAAGGCACGCGTGGAGCTGCGTACCGGAACCACCACCCTCACCGGGCACGGCACGGCACGGTGCAGCCCCGAGGACCGGGATGTACCGGAGATCGGCGACGAGATCGCGGCCGGGCGTGCGGTGCGGGATCTGGCCGGGCAGCTGCTGCGGGTGGCCGACAGCGACCTCGAAGGTGTCGGTGCCGCACCGCCCCGGCGGGAGCATCGGGTCGCCTACGGCTGGACGGACGCCATGGCGTGAGCCCGGTGCGGGCGGCGGCGCCGGCCGGCGGCCTCGCCGTCCGTGGAAGGAGTCGGCCATGTCGGATGCGACGACCACCGATCTGTACGAAGTCACCATGGCCCTCTCGTATCTCCACGAGGGCATGACGCAACCGGCGACCTTCAGCTGCTTTGTGCGGGAGCTGCCGCCGCAACGGGGCTTCCTGATCGCCGCCGGAGCCGAAACCGTCCTCGATTTCCTGTCCGGTTTCACGGTCGGACACGACGATGTCGAGGTGTTCGCCGAGGCGTTGCAGCGGCCCGCGCGCGACCTGGCCCCGCTCCTGGGCATGCGGTTCACCGGCGAGGTCCGGGCGGTGCCGGAGGGGCGGGTGGTGCTGGCGGGTGAGCCACTGCTGGAGATCACCGCGCCGCTGCCGCAGGCGCAGCTGGTGGAGTCCTTCGTGCTCAACCACCTCACCCATCAGACGGCCATCGCCTCCAAGTGCATCCGCTGTGTGCTCGCCGCGCGGGGCCGCTCCGTCGTGGACTTCTCGCTGCGGCGCACCCACGGCACCGCGGCCGCCCTCCAGGTGGCCCGGCTCGGCGCCATGACCGGTTTCGCGGGCACCAGCAATGTGGCGGCCGCGCATGCCGAGGATCTGCCGGCCGTCGGCACGATGGCGCACTCGTACATCGAGGCGTTCGAGGACGAGGAGGCGGCGTTCACCGCGTTCGCGCTCTGCCACCCCGGGCCGGTGACCTTGCTGGTGGACACCTACGACACCGAGTCGGGTGTCGCGGCCGCGGCCCGGGTGCTCAACGGGCTGGGCCGCGGGGACGGTTCGGCCATCCGGCTGGACAGCGGTGACCTGGCGGAACTGGCCGTACGGGCCCGCGCGATCCTGGACAACGCGGGGCTGCCGCAGGTGCGGATCGTCGCCAGCGGCGGACTGGACGAGTGCGCCGTGCACGACCTGGCGCGGGCGGGCGCGCCGATCGACGTCTACGCCGTGGGTACCCGCGTCGGGGTGAGCGCCGACGCGCCCTCCCTGGACTCGGCGTACAAGCTCGTCGCCTACGACGGCCGGCCCGTGATGAAGCTGTCGTCGGCGAAGATGACCGCCCCGGGGCGTAAGCAGGTCTTCCGCCGGCCCGGGTGCCACGATGTGATCGGCCTGGCCGACGAGCCGCTCCCGGCGGGCAGTACGCCGCTGCTGGAGACGCTGATGAGCGGGGGCGTGCGCAGCACCCCGCGCGGCCGGCTCGCCGATGCCCGGCGGCGGGTCGTGGCGGATGTCGCGGAGCTGCCCGCGACGGCCCGGTACATCCGGTCGCCGCACGCGGTGCGGCCGCGGGTGTCGAAGCGGCTTTCCGCCCTGACCGACCGGGTCCGGCGGCGGATCGAGCGCGAGGTCCTGGCCCCGTTCGGCTCGCACTCCTGAGGCCGGGAGGCCCGCCGGGGCTTTTCTCCGTACCGTCGTCCTATGGCGCAGAAACAGGGCGGCAACGGCACCGGGAAGCTGCCGCGGTCGCTGTACGAGCCGGAGCTGTACCGGCTCCAGACGGAGCTGGTCAAGCTCCAGGAGTGGGTACGCGCCGAGGGCGCCCGGCTGGTGGTGGTCTTCGAGGGGCGCGACGCGGCCGGCAAGGGAAGCACGATCAAACGCGTCACCGAGTACCTCAACCCCCGGGTGGCGCGGATCGTGGCACTGCCCCGGCCCACCGAGCGCGAGCGCACCCAGTGGTACTTCCAGCGCTATACGGAGCACCTTCCCGCGGCGGGCGAGATGGTGCTGTTCGACCGCAGTTGGTACAACCGGGCCGGGGTCGAGCGGGTCATGGGCTTCTGCACGCCGGCCGAGCACCAGCGGTTTCTGCGGCAGTGCCCGGTCTTCGAGCGGATGCTGGTGGAGGACGGGATCCTGCTGCGCAAATACTGGTTCTCGGTGAGTGACGAGGTGCAGGAGCAGCGGTTCCGGCGCCGGATGAAGGACCCGACGCGGCGCTGGAAGCTCTCCCCCATGGACCTTGAGTCGCTGACCCGCTGGGAGGAGTACTCGCGGGCGAAGGACGACATGTTCGTCCACACGGATATCGCGGAGTCACCGTGGTTCGTCGTCGAGAGCGATGACAAACGCCGGGCCCGGCTGAACATGATCGCCCATCTGCTGTCGACGGTCCCCTATCGCGACATCGCCCCGCCCTCGCTGGAACTCCCGCCGCGGCCGTCCGCCACCGGCTATCAGCGCCCGCCCCGGGACCTTCAGACCTACGTTCCCGATCACGCGGCCGGGCTGGAGCAGTGACGGCGCGGCCGCGGCCCCGTTTCAGACCTGCTGCGGCACCACGGCCACGGGGCAGGTGGCGTGGCACAGCGCGGTGTGCGCCACCCGCCCGAGCTGGAGGCCGAAGTGGCCCTGGCGGTGCTGTGCGCCGGTCACCAGCAGATCCGCGGCGGCCGTGCGGTGCACCAGGACCTTGTGGGCCGGCCCCTCGACCGTGACCCGCCGCACCCGCACCGCCGGATTCGCCCTGGCCACCTCGTCCAGCGCCTCGTCCAGCAGCGCGGAGGCCTGCTTCTCGTGGTAGCGCCGGGCGTCCGCGGCGAGCAGCGGGGCCTCGGTGGCGTCGCGTACCGGGAGGGGCCAGGCGCATACCGCCTCCAGCGTGCACTGGCGGGCCGCTGCCTCGTGGAAGGCGAAGCGGACGGCCGCCGTCTCCCCGGCCGGGTCGGCGACGCCGAGGAGGATGCGGCCGTGGGTGCCCGCCAGTCCGGCCACGTCACCGCGCACCACGATGACCGGGCACCGGGCGCGGGCCGACACCGCCAGGCTGACCGAGCCCATCAGCAGCCCGGCGATCTCGCCGCGCCCCCGGGACCCCAGGATCAGCGCCGTGGCATGGAGCCCCTCGTTCAGCAGGGCGGTGACCGCGTCGGTGGCGAGCACCTCGCCCGAGACCTGGACGTCCGGCTGCCGGCGGCGGGCGACGTCCACGGCGGAGGCGACGACGGACTCGGCGAGGACCTGCTCGCTGGGCCGTGCCCCGCCGTCCGGCGGTACCTCGCCCTCGAAGCGCTCCCATCGGGAGGCGTAGACGACCCGCAGCGGAAGGCCGTGGCGCGCCGCTTCGTCCGCCGCCCAGTCGAGCGCCCGGAAGGCGGAATCCGATCCATCGGTCCCCACGACCAGCGGATGCTCCATCGCCCCCACGTCCTTCCTCGCATCGGCGCGGACATGTCCCTACTGCCACCGTCGCACCGGGTCCGGGGGGCGTGCAGGTCCGGACGGACACCGGGCGGTGGGCCGCCCGGTCCTGAGTTGGCGCGGCGGCGGGCCCGCACCGCCGCGCCAGGCCCCGCGGGGACACCGCGGCTACCGTGGAGGTACGGCCCCCGCCCGCGTGCGGGGCCATCCAGCGGAGGCCATGGTGGGCGACCACGGAAGCGGCCGGCGCGACACCGCCCGGCGCCGGCTCGATGCGCTGCCGGACGAGCTGCAACAGCGCCTCGACGCCCTGCGGCAGGGTCCCGGTGACCCGGCGAATCTGCTGCTGGAAGCCGTGCTGTCGGTGGGCCGGGGGCTGGAGCTGCCGCAGGTGCTGCGCCGCATCGTGGAAGCGGCGGTGGTGGTCGTGGACGCCGAGTACGGGGCGCTGGGCGTGGTGTCGGAGGGCACCCGGCTCACCCAGTTCCTGCCGGTCGGGGTCACCGACGCCGAGCAGCAGGCGATCGGCCGGCTGCCCGCGGGACACGGCATCCTGGGTGAGCTGATCCGTCATCCCCGCCCGCTGCGGCTCCCGGAGCTGTCCGAGCACCCGTCGTCGTACGGCTTTCCGCCGCACCACCCGCCCATGCACTCCTTCCTCGGGGTGCCCATCCGGGTCGGCGACGAGGTGTTCGGGAATCTCTATCTGACCGAGAAGCGGGGCGGCGGCGGGTTCGACGCCGAGGACGAGACGGTGCTCTCGACGCTGGCGGTGGCGGCGGGGGTCGCCATCGAGAACGCGCGGCTGTACGAGGAGGCCCGCTACCGGCAGCGGTGGCAGCAGGCCAACGGTGAGATCGTCGCCAGGCTGCTGCTGCCGGGGACGGACGAGATGGCGGCCCTGGGGCTGATCGTGGACAAGGCCCGGGAGATTCTCACCGCGGATCTCGGTGTGATCGCGTTCCCCGAACAGGACGGCAGGGCGCTGCATGTCGCCCTGGCCTCCGGGGTCGACGCCGAGGCGCACCGCGGACTGGTCCTCCCCCGGCAGGGGTCGTTCATGGGAGCGGCACTCGACCTTCGGGAGCCGATGATCAGCACCCATGTCGAGCAGGATCCGCGGATCACCGCGGGGCCGCCGCGCTGGATGGGGCTGGGCCCCGCGGTCGCCGTGCCGATGATCACCGGTGGCCGGCCGCGTGGCGTGCTGCTGGTATCGCGAGTGCTGGAGCGGCCCCCGTTCACCGAGCTGGAGACCGGCCCGCTGCTGACCTTCGCGGGGCAGGCGGCCCTCGCCATGGAACTGGCCGACCAGCGCCGGTCCGCCGAGCAGCTCACCCTCCTTCAGGACCGCGACCGGATCGCCCGTGATCTGCACGATCTGGCGATCCAGCGGCTGTTCGCGACGGGCATGACGCTCCAGAGCGCGGTCCGTTTCGTGGACCATCCGGAGGCGAGCGAGCGGCTGCTGCGCGCGGTGGACGATCTGGACGAGACGATCAAAATCATCAGGTCCACCATCTTCGGGCTGCGCGCCCATACGCCGGGCCGGGCCGGCCACGGGCTGCGGGCCCGCACCGTCACGGTGGTCGAACAGGCTGCCCGCGCCCTGGGGTTCACCCCGTCGCTCCGGATGCAGGGCCTCATCGACACCGATGTGCCGGCCGAGCTCGCGGAGCATGTGGTGGCGGTGCTGGGCGAGGCGCTGAGCAATGCCGCGCGGCATGCGCACGCCACCACGGTCGAGGTCTCGCTGGCCGTCGGCGGCGGTGCGCTGAGCCTGAGCGTCACGGACAACGGGGTGGGCCTGCCGCGTGACGGCCGGCGCAGCGGGCTGAGCAACCTCGCCAAGCGGGCGGAGAGCGTGGGCGGCGAGCTGACGCTGGCGGCACCGTCGCAGGGTGGCACCCTCCTGCTGTGGCAGGCGCCGCTCCCGTCGGCCTGAGCCGTTCCCGGGGTCAGAGCCGGTACGGTCCCGAGTCCCCGGCGGCCGGCGGCGGTCCCTGGGCGGCGAGGACGGCCGCCTGGATACGGCGTTCCACACCGAGCTTGGCCAGCAGCCGCGAGATGTGGTTCTTGACCGTCTTCTCGGAGAGGTAGAGCCGCTGCCCGATCTGACGGTTCGTCAGCCCTGCTCCGATCAGCCCGAGGATCTCCCGCTCCCGCGGCGACAGCCCGGACAGCGCGTCCGCCGCGGGCGCCTCGCCGGTGTCCACGCCGCGCAGGCTGTGCATCAGCCGCGCGGTGGTCGCCGGGTCCAGCATCGAGCGTCCGGCGGCGACCGTCCGGACAGCGGCGACCAGATCCGAACCCTTGATCTCCTTGAGGACGTAGCCCGCCGCGCCCGCCATGATCGCGTCCAGCAGCGCCTCGTCGTCGTCGAACGAAGTCAGCATCAGACACCCGAGTCCGGGCAGCCGCGACCGCAACTCCCGGCAGACGCTGATCCCGTCACCGTCCGGCAGCCGCACATCGAGCACGGCGACATCCGGGCCGAGCGCCGGACCGCGGGCCAGCGCCCGCTCGGCGGTGCCGGCGTCGCCGACCACCTCGATATCGGGTTCCGCGTCGAGCAGGTCCCGCACACCACGGCGCACCACTTCATGGTCGTCGAGCAGGAAGACCCGGATCGGCCGCTGCGGTGAGAACTCGCGTACGTCGCCCATGGCGTCCTCCACGCTCTCCTCGTGCGGTGCGGCGGTGCTTCTCATCGTCGTCCCGGGCACGGTGCGCACACCAGGGCCGAACGGGGCCGCCGCCCCCGCCGGGCCGACCCCGACCGGCCCCCCGCGAGGGCCGTTCGGCCCCTCCTGCCGGCTTCGCGCCGCGTGCGACGGTCGGGTCCACAGGCGCAGGGGGTGCGTGATGGCTCGCAGCGAGTTCCTCCGGCCGTGGCGGGACAGCCCGCTCCGGCGGCGTTCGGATGTCGCGGAAGCCTGGCTGGTGCTGGTGACCGCCGTGCTGATCGCCCTGGGCGCACCGGCCGCCGGGCTGGCCGCCGCGCATGCGGTGGACGACGGTACCGGCCAGGAACGGCAGGGCCGGCAGAGCGTATCGGCCGTACTGACCGAGAACCCGCCGGCCCGGATCGGGGTGGATGTCTCCGGTGGCGTCGGCGCGCGGGTGCACGCGACGGTGCGCTGGACGGCCGCCGACGGCGCCGCCCGGACGGGCGTCACGACGGTGTCGCCGGACCTGCGGGCCGGTGACCGCACCACCGCCTGGCTCGACCGCCACGGGGCGCTGGTGCGCGACCCGGTCACCCCCAGGCAGGCGACCGGCGAGAGCATCGCCGTCGGCACCGTGGCCGGCACCTCGGCCGGCCTGCTGCTCCTCGGCGCCCAGCGCACCGGCCGCGCCCTGCTGAACCGCCACCGCTACGCCCAGTGGGAGCGGGAGTGGGCGGCGGAGGATCCCCGCTGGGGGCAGCGGGCGACGTGACACGGCGGGCTGCCGCCGGGGCGGTGGTCCGTGCGGCGCGCCCGGGGACGGCAGCCGTGGTGCCATGGAAGGGACACCGACGAACGGAACCGTCACCATGACCGGCGCGCCGTCCCTGGCAGCGTGCCTGCACTCCCTGCGGGCCGTCATCTTCGACACCGACGGGGTCATCACCGACTCCGCCGCGGTACACGCCGCGGCCTGGAAAGACGCCTTCGACGCCTGCCTCGCGGCCGTGGGCGGGCAGCGCCCCTTCGACCCGGTGGACGACTATCTGCGCCATGTCGACGGCCGGTCCCGGCAGGACGGCGCGGCCGCCTTCCTGCGCTCCCGGGGCCTTGACCTGCCGCCCGGCGCCCCGGACGACGCACCGGGCACGGACACCGTCGGCGCCGTCGCGGCCCGCAAGGAAGAGCTCTTCAGCGCACGTCTGCGGAACGACCCCGTCGCCCCCTTCCCCGGCACCGTGCGCCTGCTGGAGGAGCTGCGGCGCCAGGGCGTGCCGTGTGCCGCCGTCTCGGCCTCACGCCATGCGACCGAGCTGCTGTCCGCGGCCGGGGTACGCCCGCTCTTCGAGGCAGTGGTGGACGGCAACGAGGCGAACCGGCTGCACCTGCCGGGGAAACCGGACCCGGCGCTCTTCGTGGAAGCGGCCCGGCGGCTCGGGATCCCGCCCGCGGACACCGCCGTCGTGGAGGACGCGCTGGCCGGGGTCGAGGCCGGCCGCCGCGGCGGATTCGGCCTGGTGGTGGGCGTGGACCGGACGGCCGGCCCGTACAGCGCCACCGCCCTGCGCCGCCGCGGCGCCGATGTCGTCGTGGCCGACCCCGGCGAGCTGCTGACGGCAGGAGCGGGCGGATGACCCACGCCTGGACCTGGTCGTACGAGGGGTACGACCCGGATACGGAGCGGCTGCGGGAAACCCTGTGCACCCTCGGCAACGGCTACTTCGCCACCCGCGGCGCGGCGTCCGAGGTGCCCGCCGGGCCCGTGCACTATCCGGGCACCTACGCCGCCGGCTGCTACAACCGGCTCCTGTCCACCGTGGCGGGCCGCTCCGTCGAGAACGAGGACATGGTCAACCTCCCCAACTGGCTCCCGCTGCGCTACCGGATCTGCCCCGCCGAAGCGGCCCCCGGCCCCTGGCTCTCCCCCGACCACCCGTATCTGACGGAGCACCGGCAGACGCTGGACCTGCGGCACGGCACCCTGACCCGCTGGTCGGTCTACGAGGACGAGGCCGGACGGCGGCTGACCGTGGAGCAGTGCCGCCTGGTGCACATGGGCGAGCCGCATCTGGCCGCGCTGCGCACCTGTTTCGCGTGCGACGGGTGGACGGGCGCGGTGGAGGTGGAGTCCGGGATCGACGGGGCGGTCCGCAACGCCGGCGTCGCGCGCTACCGCGGTCTGGCGGACCAGCATCTGACGGGCTGGGAGACCGGCGCCGAGCAGCCGGACACGGTGTGGCTGAGCTGCCGCACCCTCGACTCGGACATCCGTCTCGCGCTGGCCGCACGGACCCGGGTCCCGGGCGGCCACAACGGGGTGGCCCGGCCGCAGCTGACCGCCCTGCGGGCGTCCCACACCCTGGTACTGCCGCTCGCCCCCGACTCCCCCGCGGTCGTCGACAAAACGGTCGCGCTGTACACCTCCCGCGACCCGGCGATCGAGAGCCCGCGGCACACGGCCGTGGACGCGGTGGCCCTCGCCCCGCACTTCCGGCAGCTGCGCGCCGCCCACCGCCGCGCCTGGGAGAACCTGTGGCGGCAGGCCAAGTTGGAGGTCCCCGGAGAGTCGGGCCGGATCCTGCGGCTGCACCTGTTCCATGTGCTCCAGACCCTCTCGCCGCACACCGCCGAGCTGGATGTCGGGGTGCCGGCCCGGGGTCTGCACGGCGAGGCGTACCGCGGGCCGGCTCTCCCTGGTGATCACCGACCCCCGCTTCCTGCGCACGCTGGACGCCGTCGGTCTCACCGGCAGCTTCGACATCCTCGGTGCCGCTCCGGACACGGCCCGCCGGGCGGACGACGGGCCGTGGACCACCGGAGGCGGCGAGTCCATCACCTCCGCAGCGGCCCCTCACAGCTGAAGTCCGCGGTGCCGGCCTTGCCCGAGGACCAGATCTCGGTGGGGCCGAAGGAGCAGTTCATATCGGCGAAGTTGTTCGCCGCGGGCTCGGCGCGGTCGAGGATGAAGTAGTCGACCGTTTCGGCCATGTCCTTGAAGACCTGGTCGGGGCTGCCGGAGTTGCTGAGGTTGGCGGTGATCCGGCCGGTGCAGATGAACCGGCCGTACGCCGGGTCGCCGCTGTCCTTGCAGGTGGGACGGCTGGCGGTGGCGGCCGTGATGGCGCTCTGGACGTCGGCGGGGCGGGACAGTTTCAGCGAGCCGTTGGGGACGAAGCTCGTCTTCGGTACGAAGAGGTCGTCGACGATGGCGATCTGGGCGTTGAGGAAGGCGTCGTACTGCTGCTGGAGCCCCTGGTCGGACCCCATGCGGTTGCGCCAGGAGTCGAACGCGGACGGGTCGTCGGCGCGCAGATACCGGTACATCTCCTGGAGCTTCCCCGGGTAGTCGCGCCACAGGAACTCGAAGAACGTCCCGGCGTAGTTGTAGAAGCGGAAGCCGTCACCGTCGTAGGTCGCGTGGAGCAGCTGGTTGATGCTCATCCGCGGTCCGCCGCCCGCCGTGTCCGCGATGATGCCCTTGACCAGGGACCGGCGTACGGCGATCCCGTCGTCACGGGTCGAGCCGTCGAAGAATTCGGCGCTGCCCTCGTCCATCGCGGTGGTGCGGTCGCCCTGGTACCAGGGGCCTTCACCGAAGAAGCCGGGGACGGCGAAGCGGCCGTTGAGGTAGTGCACGTACTCGTGCCGGAAGAGCTCTTCGAGGGTGAGGCTGGAGTCCTGGGGGACGCGGCGCTGGTAGGTGTAGAAGGTGGCGCCGCGCTCGATGTAGACGCCGCCGTTGTTGGTGCCCATGCCGGTGAGCAGCGGGTGGTAGATCTCGTAGTCGGCGCGCGAGGCGTACAGCACGATGGTCAGGGTGGTGTTGGGGTCGCCGGCGAGCGGTTCGGTGGTGCCGACCACCCGGTGGAACTGCGCCCTGACCTGCTTGGACGCATAGTAGAGCTGGTCGACGGTGGCGCGGTCGAGGGCGGTGCGGACCTTGATGGCGCCGTTGTCGTAGGAGTACGTGCGCGGGAAGATCCGCTTTTCGATGTCCGCCTTGCACACCCCGTACGGGGCACAGGCCTCGAAGTAGTTGAGCCAACTGGCGATCTTGGCCCAGGGCTCGCTGCCCTCCCCGTAGTTCTGCACGGTGGTCGGGAGCAGCGCGCCGAGGTCGGTGATGATGCCCTGCTTGAGCGAGGCGATCTCACCGAAGCGACCGTACTCACTGAGGGCGTCGCGGACGACCCAGGCGTTGGGGGTGCCCTTGAGGTGGGTGTACCCGACGAAGCCCTTGAAGACGGCGCGGTAGCCGGGGTCGGCGGTGACCGCGGCCTGGAACGCGGTGTCCTTGTTGCCGGGGTAGACGCCCAGGTAGTTGACGGAGAGCGCGGCGAGCGCGGCGTTCC is part of the Streptomyces platensis genome and harbors:
- a CDS encoding sugar ABC transporter permease, with the translated sequence MSRTWALRKHKAGGGAVTAADRRRLTPEFGAQNPLEILKRRFHSGELGSVPVALGLIVVWIIFESLNENFLSPRNLSNLSVDIVGTGMISVGVVFVLLLGEIDLSVGSVSGLAAAAFAVLNVSHGVPEGLALLIAVLGGAAIGAVQGFFLAKVGVPAFVVTLAGLLGWNGLMLYILGANGTINIDDKGLLAMLTGYYFHNVAAAYGLAALGTAGYFLASYHDAWRRRAAGVPARPLSEILLRTGVLAAIAMASAFVLNQFLGLPLALLIFLVVLVGLDCVLRRTRYGRMIFALGGSVEASRRTGLNVDLVRISVFMMSGTMAAVGGLFLASRVTSASQTSGAGLLLMDVIAAAVIGGTSLFGGRGRTWSALLGVLVIQSIASGVALMGIQTAVQFMITGGVLLIAVVIDSLSRRAQRAHGRV
- a CDS encoding universal stress protein, encoding MKDVITAGVDGTPESLSAIRWAAEEAQLRHARLRLLHAWVLLAPEPASHPEAGQDQNYWTHRVMDEAATTARARFPDLPVDEVLVAKDPLDALHEAAEQSDLLVLGSRDLGPVSRYVLGELGLQLVAHAVSPTVLVRARQDSTANEGAGEVMVALSLHEPCEALLAFAFASAARRGVTLRAIHGRHLPSYAYNRGGGVEPIAAEQAEQDAREDLAEALETWREKFPDVRVDDRVVLESPAPALLHSAADAGLLVVGRRHRDRHRLPGPKIGHVVQAVVHHAPCPVAVVPHE
- a CDS encoding dsRBD fold-containing protein, translating into MAKTVEWPVRLYLVEEDGTTKARVELRTGTTTLTGHGTARCSPEDRDVPEIGDEIAAGRAVRDLAGQLLRVADSDLEGVGAAPPRREHRVAYGWTDAMA
- a CDS encoding nicotinate phosphoribosyltransferase, translating into MSDATTTDLYEVTMALSYLHEGMTQPATFSCFVRELPPQRGFLIAAGAETVLDFLSGFTVGHDDVEVFAEALQRPARDLAPLLGMRFTGEVRAVPEGRVVLAGEPLLEITAPLPQAQLVESFVLNHLTHQTAIASKCIRCVLAARGRSVVDFSLRRTHGTAAALQVARLGAMTGFAGTSNVAAAHAEDLPAVGTMAHSYIEAFEDEEAAFTAFALCHPGPVTLLVDTYDTESGVAAAARVLNGLGRGDGSAIRLDSGDLAELAVRARAILDNAGLPQVRIVASGGLDECAVHDLARAGAPIDVYAVGTRVGVSADAPSLDSAYKLVAYDGRPVMKLSSAKMTAPGRKQVFRRPGCHDVIGLADEPLPAGSTPLLETLMSGGVRSTPRGRLADARRRVVADVAELPATARYIRSPHAVRPRVSKRLSALTDRVRRRIEREVLAPFGSHS
- the ppk2 gene encoding polyphosphate kinase 2 — translated: MAQKQGGNGTGKLPRSLYEPELYRLQTELVKLQEWVRAEGARLVVVFEGRDAAGKGSTIKRVTEYLNPRVARIVALPRPTERERTQWYFQRYTEHLPAAGEMVLFDRSWYNRAGVERVMGFCTPAEHQRFLRQCPVFERMLVEDGILLRKYWFSVSDEVQEQRFRRRMKDPTRRWKLSPMDLESLTRWEEYSRAKDDMFVHTDIAESPWFVVESDDKRRARLNMIAHLLSTVPYRDIAPPSLELPPRPSATGYQRPPRDLQTYVPDHAAGLEQ
- a CDS encoding universal stress protein: MEHPLVVGTDGSDSAFRALDWAADEAARHGLPLRVVYASRWERFEGEVPPDGGARPSEQVLAESVVASAVDVARRRQPDVQVSGEVLATDAVTALLNEGLHATALILGSRGRGEIAGLLMGSVSLAVSARARCPVIVVRGDVAGLAGTHGRILLGVADPAGETAAVRFAFHEAAARQCTLEAVCAWPLPVRDATEAPLLAADARRYHEKQASALLDEALDEVARANPAVRVRRVTVEGPAHKVLVHRTAAADLLVTGAQHRQGHFGLQLGRVAHTALCHATCPVAVVPQQV
- a CDS encoding GAF domain-containing sensor histidine kinase; this encodes MVGDHGSGRRDTARRRLDALPDELQQRLDALRQGPGDPANLLLEAVLSVGRGLELPQVLRRIVEAAVVVVDAEYGALGVVSEGTRLTQFLPVGVTDAEQQAIGRLPAGHGILGELIRHPRPLRLPELSEHPSSYGFPPHHPPMHSFLGVPIRVGDEVFGNLYLTEKRGGGGFDAEDETVLSTLAVAAGVAIENARLYEEARYRQRWQQANGEIVARLLLPGTDEMAALGLIVDKAREILTADLGVIAFPEQDGRALHVALASGVDAEAHRGLVLPRQGSFMGAALDLREPMISTHVEQDPRITAGPPRWMGLGPAVAVPMITGGRPRGVLLVSRVLERPPFTELETGPLLTFAGQAALAMELADQRRSAEQLTLLQDRDRIARDLHDLAIQRLFATGMTLQSAVRFVDHPEASERLLRAVDDLDETIKIIRSTIFGLRAHTPGRAGHGLRARTVTVVEQAARALGFTPSLRMQGLIDTDVPAELAEHVVAVLGEALSNAARHAHATTVEVSLAVGGGALSLSVTDNGVGLPRDGRRSGLSNLAKRAESVGGELTLAAPSQGGTLLLWQAPLPSA
- a CDS encoding response regulator; the protein is MGDVREFSPQRPIRVFLLDDHEVVRRGVRDLLDAEPDIEVVGDAGTAERALARGPALGPDVAVLDVRLPDGDGISVCRELRSRLPGLGCLMLTSFDDDEALLDAIMAGAAGYVLKEIKGSDLVAAVRTVAAGRSMLDPATTARLMHSLRGVDTGEAPAADALSGLSPREREILGLIGAGLTNRQIGQRLYLSEKTVKNHISRLLAKLGVERRIQAAVLAAQGPPPAAGDSGPYRL
- a CDS encoding Rv1733c family protein, which gives rise to MARSEFLRPWRDSPLRRRSDVAEAWLVLVTAVLIALGAPAAGLAAAHAVDDGTGQERQGRQSVSAVLTENPPARIGVDVSGGVGARVHATVRWTAADGAARTGVTTVSPDLRAGDRTTAWLDRHGALVRDPVTPRQATGESIAVGTVAGTSAGLLLLGAQRTGRALLNRHRYAQWEREWAAEDPRWGQRAT